In the Arachis ipaensis cultivar K30076 chromosome B04, Araip1.1, whole genome shotgun sequence genome, GTCCCTACAAAGAGTCTCATGttttttgttagtttgagcaCCTGACAAAACTTCCAAAAGCAAGACGAATTAACGGTTGAATGAATGATATCTTGTCTCGATCCTCGTAGAATGACAGGAAGAAATTGTCTAAAGTCTCCATCTAGTAcaaccacttttcctccaaagGGCGAATCTTTGTTATATGTTAGAGAAAATCTCATGATATCACCCAAGCATTTATCAAGCGCTTCATAGCAATACCTTCTAACCATTAGAGCCTCATCCCAAATTATAAGTTTGGCTTTCAATAGCAGCATTGTTAGAGGGGAACCAGGTTTGATATTACATACAGAATCCTCAGTTATATTCAGCGGTATTTTGAACCTTGAGTGTGTCGTTCTTCCATTGGGAAGAAGTAAAGATGTAATACCACTTGAAGTAATGTTTGACACAATATCACCCCTTGAGCAAATCTCAGCAGACATAAGGTTCTAGAGAAATGCTTTTCCAGTACTCCCATGACCATACACAAAGAAAAAACCCCCTTCATCACAATATATAGCTGTAACAATTTTATCGAATGCATATTTCTGCTCAGGTGTTGCGATGGCTAACATGTTTGAGGCATTTTTCTTTAAATCATCCCTGTTAAAGTTTAGCTCTTCCCTGATAACCCTTTCGGTTAACAAAGAACTATCAACTTCAGTTGCTAAAGGCATAGAAGGATAGTCTTTCAAGGTTTTATCATAGGAATGTAAGATCTTGTCTATATCCATTAAGCACAACTGCTTAATCTCATCATCTGACATGGTTAATTCTACATATTATACGATACTAtaaaaattca is a window encoding:
- the LOC107636959 gene encoding uncharacterized protein LOC107636959; this encodes MSAEICSRGDIVSNITSSGITSLLLPNGRTTHSRFKIPLNITEDSVCNIKPGSPLTMLLLKAKLIIWDEALMVRRYCYEALDKCLGDIMRFSLTYNKDSPFGGKVVVLDGDFRQFLPVILRGSRQDIIHSTVNSSCFWKFCQVLKLTKNMRLFVGTTASDQDETKQFGECLLKVGDGLIGNDMDVRTILAPTLDIVEEVNNHLMAIIPGGEKLYLSSDSICMDEGNMEK
- the LOC107636960 gene encoding uncharacterized protein LOC107636960; translated protein: MSDDEIKQLCLMDIDKILHSYDKTLKDYPSMPLATEVDSSLLTERVIREELNFNRDDLKKNASNMLAIATPEQKYAFDKIVTAIYCDEGGFFFVYGHGSTGKAFL